A DNA window from Bdellovibrio sp. BCCA contains the following coding sequences:
- a CDS encoding outer membrane protein assembly factor BamD produces the protein MKNQNSLFVVFCLCLTVGFVAAYAGFVGHFNGHDQYELRLAQLQKQVEKEKFNNALLTYQLKDFQQSVAQVLPDDKKLQANYELRNFAAVVRSPASEDAIDLSAVLYEKGKKYFNDKDYDKAIKEFNGLLDKFPLSQHGVEAHFFIAESYFLKKDFRSSLTEIDNMVTQFPQHDLTGFILLRMGQISELNNQTEEASEIYKTVSKNFKNEDLKKQAKKLAQSVEYR, from the coding sequence ATGAAGAATCAAAACTCTTTATTCGTTGTTTTCTGTTTGTGTCTGACTGTGGGGTTCGTGGCTGCTTATGCGGGCTTTGTTGGACACTTTAATGGTCACGATCAGTACGAACTGCGCTTGGCTCAATTGCAAAAACAAGTGGAAAAAGAGAAGTTTAACAATGCTCTTTTAACTTATCAGTTAAAAGATTTCCAACAGTCTGTCGCCCAAGTTCTTCCTGATGATAAAAAACTTCAAGCAAATTATGAGCTTCGTAATTTTGCGGCGGTTGTAAGGTCGCCAGCCAGTGAAGATGCTATTGATTTGTCTGCGGTTCTTTATGAAAAAGGAAAGAAGTACTTTAACGATAAAGACTATGACAAAGCGATCAAAGAGTTTAACGGTCTTTTAGATAAATTCCCTCTGTCTCAGCACGGTGTTGAGGCGCATTTCTTTATTGCTGAAAGCTATTTCTTAAAGAAAGACTTCCGTAGCAGTCTTACCGAAATCGACAATATGGTGACTCAGTTTCCGCAGCACGATTTGACGGGATTTATTCTTTTAAGAATGGGTCAAATCAGCGAGTTGAATAATCAAACCGAAGAAGCTTCTGAGATCTATAAAACCGTTTCTAAAAATTTCAAAAACGAAGACCTCAAGAAACAAGCTAAAAAACTTGCGCAAAGTGTTGAGTACCGATGA
- a CDS encoding YraN family protein, giving the protein MKRTKVIQHKSTWTASSRTARAKCTENPSPALKNTSPPKTYWAHERGLDSEKHVQKFYERKGYELLGQRVKTPFAEVDLIFKTPEGHALMVEVKTANIADFQPHRISQRQKTRQLRALQFLAERLDSLVEAHWAFVTKEGVVTIIEDISG; this is encoded by the coding sequence TTGAAACGCACAAAGGTTATTCAACACAAGTCCACATGGACAGCATCGTCGCGCACGGCCCGTGCGAAGTGCACAGAAAATCCTTCGCCGGCGTTAAAGAATACGTCACCGCCTAAAACATACTGGGCCCACGAGCGTGGGCTTGATTCTGAAAAACACGTTCAAAAATTTTACGAGCGCAAAGGTTACGAACTTCTTGGGCAAAGAGTGAAAACGCCCTTTGCCGAAGTGGATCTGATTTTTAAAACTCCCGAAGGTCATGCGCTCATGGTGGAAGTGAAAACAGCCAACATCGCTGATTTTCAACCGCATCGAATTTCACAAAGACAGAAAACCCGTCAACTGCGAGCATTGCAGTTTCTGGCAGAGCGCTTGGATTCCTTGGTGGAAGCTCACTGGGCCTTCGTCACAAAAGAAGGTGTCGTAACAATCATCGAAGACATCAGTGGTTGA
- a CDS encoding DUF4339 domain-containing protein: MKNVSWYYNLNLKPQGPLSFEEMRARIHRGEVGPHDLISNDADGSWRPACEWGVFEVTLFPATQAFMQGQDVVEDEKEWVLLVPAADGKGVVQEGPFSVREIREALRNHSVNGQQYIWKSGLSGWCRIQDRPEFAALVESVL; encoded by the coding sequence ATGAAGAACGTTTCTTGGTACTACAATCTGAATTTAAAACCTCAAGGTCCTCTGAGTTTTGAAGAGATGCGTGCGCGTATTCATCGCGGCGAAGTCGGTCCGCACGATTTGATTTCAAATGATGCCGATGGTTCATGGAGACCTGCTTGTGAATGGGGCGTTTTTGAAGTCACGTTGTTTCCGGCAACTCAAGCTTTCATGCAGGGGCAAGATGTTGTTGAAGATGAAAAAGAATGGGTTCTTTTAGTTCCTGCCGCCGATGGTAAAGGTGTTGTGCAAGAAGGTCCTTTTTCGGTTCGTGAAATTCGCGAGGCTTTGCGAAATCATTCTGTGAATGGTCAGCAGTATATTTGGAAATCGGGTCTCAGCGGTTGGTGTCGTATCCAAGACAGACCCGAATTTGCAGCACTAGTTGAGAGCGTCCTTTAA
- a CDS encoding ChaN family lipoprotein: MNDLQKWIRIRKDLYLQMRKQVRHRLGEDTPELMHYHKVYDKEFSKKWTASTKEALWEQMAQSQVVMVGDFHALHQSQKAQVRILRHIPKDRKIILAVEFFEAADQEKINKYLAGKISEREFLKSVQWQSKWGFPWEHYRPLLRWAQKHKISVQGLNKSYKKRNAATLKSRDVFAGKKIAELVRQNPEHLIFVIYGDLHLASSHIPKEIENILGRSFGKKILRIFQNAEQIYFQLLNRELEATTDLVRISQNTFCLMSVPPWVKWQNYLMYLEQAYDVELDEDDDDEDSFLDYTDHVGRYVKIISEELGLAVTNANLSVYTARDTSFWSQVREHYDVKKLRWIESLIAEEMSFYLPEIGAAYLARGTVNHAASLAMRYVHAQSSGTKRFLTEMPQDFFGFIWLEGVAYFGSKIINHKRKADTIADIKASLSSRGPSDLGKEALQLALAQKMHELMVITGVPQHRLQASPRKKWSYVLAANLLGGMLGERLYGGYRKKMISPATIINFLKKPVDGSGFNVAYYDLLEVIESLPAPFHSKREKL; the protein is encoded by the coding sequence TTGAACGACTTACAGAAGTGGATACGCATTCGCAAAGATCTTTACCTGCAAATGAGAAAGCAGGTTCGCCATCGACTTGGAGAGGACACTCCCGAGTTGATGCACTATCACAAGGTCTATGATAAGGAATTCTCAAAAAAATGGACCGCTTCAACGAAGGAAGCCTTGTGGGAGCAAATGGCTCAATCCCAAGTCGTCATGGTCGGGGATTTTCACGCACTTCATCAATCGCAAAAAGCCCAAGTTCGAATTTTGCGCCATATTCCAAAGGATCGTAAAATTATTTTGGCCGTTGAGTTTTTTGAGGCGGCAGATCAAGAGAAAATCAATAAATACCTTGCTGGCAAAATTTCTGAGCGGGAATTTCTAAAATCCGTTCAATGGCAAAGCAAATGGGGATTTCCCTGGGAGCATTACCGTCCTTTGTTGCGATGGGCTCAGAAACATAAGATTTCCGTGCAAGGATTAAATAAGAGCTATAAAAAACGCAACGCTGCGACTTTAAAATCCCGTGATGTTTTTGCCGGAAAAAAAATCGCCGAGCTGGTTCGCCAGAATCCAGAGCATCTGATTTTTGTGATTTACGGTGATCTGCATTTGGCTTCTTCGCACATTCCAAAAGAAATTGAAAATATTCTGGGAAGATCTTTTGGAAAGAAAATTCTGCGTATTTTTCAAAACGCCGAACAGATCTATTTCCAGCTTCTCAATCGTGAACTTGAAGCGACCACAGATCTTGTGCGTATTTCCCAGAATACATTTTGCCTGATGAGCGTGCCTCCATGGGTGAAATGGCAGAACTACCTCATGTATCTTGAGCAGGCTTACGATGTGGAGCTTGATGAGGATGACGACGATGAAGATTCTTTTTTGGATTATACAGATCATGTCGGACGTTATGTGAAAATCATCTCTGAGGAGTTGGGGCTGGCCGTTACGAATGCGAACTTGTCGGTTTATACGGCCCGCGATACGTCGTTTTGGAGTCAGGTGCGTGAGCACTATGACGTTAAAAAACTTCGTTGGATCGAATCCTTGATTGCCGAAGAAATGTCTTTTTATTTGCCGGAAATCGGTGCGGCCTATCTCGCTCGGGGAACGGTCAATCACGCGGCCTCTTTAGCGATGCGCTACGTGCATGCACAAAGCAGTGGGACTAAAAGATTTCTAACTGAAATGCCCCAGGATTTTTTCGGATTTATCTGGCTAGAAGGTGTTGCGTATTTTGGTTCAAAAATTATCAATCACAAAAGAAAGGCCGACACTATTGCAGATATTAAAGCCAGTTTGTCTTCGCGGGGACCTTCGGATCTGGGAAAAGAGGCGCTGCAATTGGCTCTCGCGCAAAAAATGCATGAGCTCATGGTGATCACCGGTGTGCCTCAACATCGCTTGCAGGCAAGTCCACGTAAAAAGTGGAGCTATGTCTTGGCCGCAAACCTTCTGGGTGGAATGTTGGGTGAAAGACTTTATGGGGGATATCGCAAAAAAATGATTTCTCCAGCGACGATTATCAATTTTCTAAAAAAGCCGGTAGATGGCAGTGGATTTAACGTGGCATACTATGATCTCTTGGAAGTGATTGAATCGTTGCCCGCGCCATTTCATAGTAAAAGGGAAAAGTTATGA
- a CDS encoding ribonuclease HII, whose amino-acid sequence MAVSKKTASKKPAFSKSSKAPAKKKSAKKEDYPKVDWREFSPTPVIGVDEVGRGCLAGPVYAAAVIFKSDALTDVVTDSKLISEERREELAELILKEHQVGIGHATVEEIDELNILQASLLAMKRAIESLGVAGGHVLIDGNMKIPGLEGFEQTTIVKGDLRVAPISAASIVAKVARDRLMKELGAKFPVYGFETHKGYSTQVHMDSIVAHGPCEVHRKSFAGVKEYVTA is encoded by the coding sequence ATGGCAGTATCTAAAAAAACAGCATCTAAGAAACCCGCATTTTCGAAATCATCTAAGGCACCAGCTAAGAAAAAATCCGCAAAAAAGGAAGACTATCCTAAAGTGGACTGGCGTGAGTTTTCACCGACACCTGTGATTGGCGTTGATGAAGTAGGGCGTGGATGCCTTGCGGGGCCTGTCTATGCAGCGGCTGTCATTTTTAAATCAGATGCTCTTACTGATGTTGTCACAGATTCTAAATTGATATCCGAAGAACGTCGTGAAGAGTTGGCCGAGCTTATTTTAAAAGAACATCAAGTAGGAATCGGTCATGCAACAGTGGAAGAAATTGATGAACTCAATATTCTTCAAGCGTCGTTGCTAGCGATGAAGCGTGCGATCGAAAGCTTGGGTGTTGCCGGAGGTCACGTGTTGATCGACGGAAATATGAAAATCCCGGGGCTTGAAGGTTTTGAGCAAACGACGATCGTCAAAGGCGACTTGCGAGTGGCTCCGATTTCGGCGGCTTCTATTGTTGCAAAAGTGGCCCGAGACCGTTTGATGAAAGAACTGGGAGCAAAGTTTCCTGTTTATGGATTTGAAACGCACAAAGGTTATTCAACACAAGTCCACATGGACAGCATCGTCGCGCACGGCCCGTGCGAAGTGCACAGAAAATCCTTCGCCGGCGTTAAAGAATACGTCACCGCCTAA
- the rplS gene encoding 50S ribosomal protein L19, with the protein MATKETNLVRRVSVKAANKNIQAFSSGDTVNVFVKVKEGEKERVQLYKGIVTKIQGSGAQKTFTVRKISAGVGVERTFPFASPALDKVEVVNIGKVRRSKLYYLRALEGKAAKIESELVSSADKAE; encoded by the coding sequence ATGGCTACTAAAGAAACAAACCTCGTTCGTCGTGTAAGCGTTAAAGCTGCTAACAAAAACATTCAAGCGTTCAGCTCTGGTGATACTGTTAACGTATTCGTTAAAGTAAAAGAGGGTGAGAAAGAGCGTGTTCAGCTTTACAAAGGTATCGTAACTAAGATCCAAGGGTCTGGCGCTCAAAAAACTTTCACAGTTCGCAAGATCTCTGCTGGTGTTGGCGTTGAGAGAACTTTCCCATTCGCAAGCCCTGCTCTTGATAAAGTAGAAGTTGTGAACATCGGTAAAGTACGTCGTTCTAAACTTTACTACCTTCGTGCACTTGAAGGTAAAGCAGCTAAGATCGAATCTGAGCTTGTTTCTTCTGCTGATAAAGCAGAGTAA
- a CDS encoding HU family DNA-binding protein, translating into MNKAQLVELVAEKTKTTKSQSEQILDATLKVIQEALKKGDEVKLVGFGTFSRSARKPRQGRNPKTGETVKIPSAYVPRFKPGKDLKDALN; encoded by the coding sequence ATGAACAAAGCTCAGTTGGTTGAACTCGTTGCCGAAAAAACAAAGACTACCAAAAGCCAATCAGAACAAATCCTCGATGCCACACTTAAAGTTATTCAAGAAGCCTTAAAAAAAGGCGACGAAGTGAAGCTTGTGGGTTTCGGCACTTTCTCTCGCAGCGCCCGCAAACCACGCCAAGGCCGTAATCCTAAAACTGGCGAAACGGTGAAAATTCCCAGCGCCTATGTTCCGCGCTTTAAACCAGGAAAAGACTTAAAGGACGCTCTCAACTAG
- a CDS encoding vitamin K epoxide reductase/DsbA family protein, translated as MKTTASKNKFLLLALLTTLIAVGVHTYLTQHYYALKFGGAEGGSVCNINEVMNCDAVTASKYSAFLGVPMAMWGIVTNIVLLYFLAVTRFNMVQDRAKTSRYALLISGVTVLASIVMGLISTTMTNLCIFCLSAYAFSIIGFIGTWLGAEDVSASNLINDIKDIFVTERWVGGFLIAIPAFAFLANIMYLESHGFSEIEKVAKEKIAYWQASPQQNFDLSAGLSLQKGSGEPVMTIVEFADFRCPHCKHAAPSLHAFTQSHPDVKFLFKPFPLDGTCNEAITGGGDGISCGLASAVMCAEKMSQKGWAAHDYFFENQMEVIQTQNLDKNLEDVSKAVGLAAEELKTCVKDPGTQELIRKMANEGKTAQIQGTPTVFVNGKLLSGGQLIPILEAAYRSLK; from the coding sequence ATGAAAACTACAGCTAGCAAAAACAAATTTCTTCTTTTGGCCTTGCTCACTACTTTGATCGCCGTGGGCGTTCATACTTACCTGACGCAACATTATTATGCGTTAAAGTTTGGCGGCGCTGAAGGTGGCTCCGTGTGCAACATCAATGAAGTGATGAACTGCGATGCTGTGACAGCCAGCAAGTACTCTGCTTTCCTGGGAGTGCCAATGGCGATGTGGGGTATTGTCACCAACATCGTGCTTCTTTACTTCCTTGCGGTGACTCGCTTTAACATGGTTCAAGATCGTGCGAAAACTTCAAGATATGCTTTACTTATTTCAGGAGTCACAGTTCTTGCGTCTATCGTGATGGGTTTGATCTCAACAACGATGACAAATCTTTGCATCTTCTGCCTTAGTGCTTACGCTTTTTCAATCATCGGTTTTATCGGAACATGGCTGGGCGCTGAAGACGTCAGTGCTTCGAACCTTATTAATGATATCAAAGATATTTTTGTAACGGAAAGATGGGTTGGCGGCTTTTTGATCGCCATCCCGGCATTCGCATTCCTAGCAAATATTATGTACCTTGAAAGCCATGGTTTCTCTGAGATCGAAAAAGTAGCCAAAGAAAAAATCGCTTACTGGCAAGCTTCCCCTCAACAAAACTTTGATCTTTCTGCAGGGCTTTCTTTGCAAAAAGGATCTGGCGAACCGGTGATGACAATCGTGGAATTTGCAGACTTCCGCTGCCCACATTGTAAGCATGCGGCTCCTTCACTCCACGCTTTCACGCAAAGCCATCCGGATGTAAAATTCCTCTTTAAGCCTTTCCCTCTTGATGGCACATGCAATGAAGCGATCACAGGTGGTGGCGATGGTATTTCTTGCGGACTGGCTTCCGCAGTGATGTGTGCAGAGAAAATGAGCCAAAAAGGCTGGGCCGCTCATGACTACTTCTTTGAAAACCAAATGGAAGTTATTCAAACTCAGAACTTAGATAAAAATCTTGAAGATGTTTCTAAGGCTGTGGGGCTTGCAGCAGAAGAACTAAAAACCTGCGTGAAAGATCCAGGCACTCAAGAGTTGATTCGCAAAATGGCGAACGAAGGAAAAACGGCCCAGATTCAAGGCACTCCGACTGTCTTTGTTAATGGAAAACTTTTAAGTGGCGGCCAGTTGATTCCGATTTTGGAAGCGGCTTATAGAAGTTTAAAGTAG
- a CDS encoding LPS-assembly protein LptD produces MKDLILWINLSLLFSAEISDVLSPKRGQGFLDFNLDKRPRAPYNSSGGVGRRTGLVLHRWIFFFSFLAVFLFADTTLWAAEAAPTAKIHGMLINAESMFGDNEKDTAELEGKVQIVFQGQHLKADKARVYRRSRQVELYGNVEIMDAKNTIVGDQVFLDYENNTGVIYNGYVQSGSVMFAGTLLQKTGESEYIVNTADYTACTNCPASWSFSGTTVRAELGGYAYIKNAVLRFGHVPVFWLPYLIVPLKSDRQSGLLTPNFEVSETGGFAFSIPYFWAISRSSDATIEAKDYAKRGLKALFEYRYVLNENSNGSLSAASIFDKAFADDPRLNTYRPAGQQNDPIDRWFTRYNHYYEMPDGGVHRAQINLASDLQYPKDFPEETLNFGDSAMENRVSYTKNNQDQHYSVDSSYYVNMLHGNPLAGNEDAVHRLPELRFAQAQKNIGDTNFIYSLDLTYTNFARSGNAYDDMEEVIIDGAKVRFPKNTCHSPKWEDDPNCKRIYDGTYDPSIDQIRTGQRLDFRPTLYYPIKMGEGLDLLPKLSYRETHYNFNVEENPYLVRRYLRTELSTRMNFSRIYGDTVSSKATRYKHEIVPEITYSRLPWFSQENHPFFGTGNLSDAPYSSRDGISDLDIGSDFGVQFDYNDRVYDRNLVTVSLLNKVTEKRWVGDRPEYRQIGYLKLAQSYDASQEGRSTENWSDLTATLDMRLDHFQTYSIFNYFPYQNVTNASSRVRLLNDKGQFFQVQLTRQYKITPGQPVDTSTRQEDYTFSAGFISRYINLMGKFVYDANWAEAENGKQIKSWAYIAQYKPPGDCMLITFIHEQVVGSDTRFKLNFEFTFDGTPKPPLPPEALDAYGFY; encoded by the coding sequence ATGAAAGACCTCATTCTTTGGATTAACTTGTCACTCCTCTTTTCGGCGGAGATTTCTGACGTTTTGAGTCCAAAAAGAGGCCAGGGATTTTTGGATTTCAACCTCGACAAACGCCCAAGGGCTCCATACAATAGTTCGGGCGGCGTGGGCCGTAGAACTGGACTGGTATTGCATCGTTGGATTTTCTTCTTTTCATTTCTAGCAGTGTTCCTTTTTGCGGACACGACTTTGTGGGCTGCCGAGGCTGCTCCCACAGCTAAAATCCATGGCATGTTAATCAACGCCGAAAGCATGTTTGGCGACAACGAAAAAGACACCGCCGAACTTGAAGGCAAAGTTCAAATCGTTTTCCAAGGACAACATCTTAAAGCCGACAAAGCTCGTGTCTATCGCCGCTCTCGCCAAGTCGAACTTTACGGCAATGTCGAGATCATGGATGCAAAGAACACCATTGTCGGTGATCAAGTCTTCCTGGATTACGAAAACAACACCGGTGTGATTTATAACGGCTACGTTCAATCAGGTTCGGTGATGTTTGCTGGAACTCTCTTACAAAAAACCGGAGAGTCCGAGTACATCGTTAATACCGCAGACTACACGGCTTGTACCAACTGTCCCGCGTCTTGGAGTTTTTCAGGAACCACGGTGCGCGCAGAACTGGGCGGTTATGCTTACATTAAAAACGCGGTCTTGCGTTTCGGTCACGTCCCCGTCTTCTGGCTTCCCTACTTGATTGTGCCTCTGAAAAGTGACCGCCAATCAGGACTTCTCACTCCGAATTTCGAGGTCTCCGAAACGGGGGGTTTTGCTTTTTCAATTCCTTACTTCTGGGCGATTTCAAGAAGCAGTGATGCCACGATTGAAGCCAAAGACTACGCCAAGCGGGGTCTTAAAGCGCTCTTTGAATATCGTTATGTCTTAAATGAAAACTCAAATGGCTCATTAAGTGCCGCGAGTATTTTCGATAAAGCTTTTGCGGATGATCCACGCTTAAATACCTATCGTCCCGCAGGCCAGCAAAATGATCCGATTGATCGTTGGTTTACGCGCTACAATCATTATTACGAAATGCCCGACGGCGGAGTTCACCGCGCACAAATAAATCTTGCGAGCGATTTACAATATCCCAAAGACTTCCCTGAAGAGACTCTCAACTTCGGGGACTCGGCGATGGAAAACCGTGTTTCATACACGAAGAACAATCAAGACCAACACTACAGCGTTGATTCGTCCTACTACGTGAATATGCTTCACGGAAATCCTCTTGCGGGCAATGAAGATGCCGTTCACCGTTTACCGGAACTCCGTTTTGCCCAAGCACAAAAAAATATTGGCGATACCAATTTTATTTACTCTTTGGATCTGACTTACACAAACTTCGCCCGCTCGGGAAATGCTTACGATGACATGGAAGAGGTCATCATTGATGGCGCTAAAGTTCGCTTCCCGAAAAACACGTGTCATTCTCCGAAGTGGGAAGACGATCCAAATTGTAAACGTATTTACGACGGCACATACGATCCTTCCATTGATCAGATTCGCACAGGCCAGCGCTTGGATTTCCGTCCGACACTTTATTATCCAATCAAAATGGGCGAAGGATTAGATCTTTTACCAAAGCTCAGCTACCGCGAAACTCATTATAATTTTAACGTCGAAGAAAACCCTTACTTGGTTCGCCGTTATCTGCGCACAGAGCTAAGCACACGCATGAATTTCAGCCGTATCTACGGAGACACGGTCAGCTCCAAGGCCACTCGCTACAAGCATGAGATCGTGCCCGAGATCACGTACAGTCGTCTGCCTTGGTTCTCTCAAGAAAATCATCCATTCTTTGGAACGGGAAATCTTTCGGATGCTCCTTATTCTTCTCGCGACGGCATCAGTGATTTGGATATCGGCAGTGATTTCGGAGTGCAATTTGACTATAACGACCGTGTCTACGATCGCAATCTGGTGACGGTGTCTTTGTTAAACAAAGTCACAGAAAAACGCTGGGTCGGCGACCGTCCTGAATATCGTCAGATCGGTTATTTAAAACTAGCACAATCCTACGATGCTTCCCAGGAGGGCCGCAGTACCGAAAATTGGTCGGACCTCACGGCAACTTTGGATATGCGTTTAGATCACTTCCAAACGTATTCAATCTTTAACTACTTTCCTTATCAAAATGTGACCAACGCGTCTTCGCGTGTGCGTTTATTGAATGACAAGGGACAATTCTTCCAAGTGCAACTGACTCGTCAGTACAAGATCACACCAGGACAACCTGTGGATACCAGCACTCGTCAGGAAGATTATACTTTCTCTGCCGGATTTATTTCTCGTTACATCAACTTGATGGGTAAGTTCGTTTACGATGCCAACTGGGCCGAAGCAGAAAACGGAAAACAAATTAAGTCATGGGCCTACATCGCACAATACAAGCCACCCGGGGATTGTATGTTGATCACATTCATTCACGAACAAGTTGTCGGCAGTGACACAAGATTCAAACTCAACTTCGAGTTCACATTCGACGGAACACCAAAACCACCACTGCCACCAGAAGCGCTGGACGCTTACGGATTCTACTAA
- the pyk gene encoding pyruvate kinase produces MLADRRAKIVATIGPATRDEKNLEKAIKAGMNVARLNFSHGSHEDHLKVIHSLRKLTQELKAPVAILQDLQGPKIRVGKFENGLIEIKPGEKVVITTAAVLGKPGLIPSDFKELPLACSVGTKILLDDGLLELKVLQVRGEEVDAEVVYGGILKDRKGMNLPGVNLPVDCMTPKDLEDLEFGLNNKVDYVALSFVRHARDIRKLRELIEAKKSSAKIVAKIEMVEALENLEEICRLSDVVMVARGDLAVEVGQSRLPGFQKRIIQVCNQLGKPVITATQMLDSMVENPRPTRAEITDVANAVLDGSDALMLSAESASGKYPFRCIRTMHEIITEVENNEEEYYKISLENEFLSAPAAIAASASLSALKLNATAIICLTTSGKTANIISSFRPRARVISITQHMDVLNSMEMMWGIQTHVIKSYKTMEDILTQVDQLMVTHGLAKTGDRVILTLGQPIAQGAKTNSIYVHTVNGEQYSKLPDSQLPLRCQTIPNVE; encoded by the coding sequence ATGTTAGCGGATCGTCGTGCAAAAATTGTGGCCACAATCGGGCCTGCGACTCGTGATGAAAAAAATCTAGAAAAAGCAATCAAGGCGGGCATGAACGTGGCTCGCCTTAACTTTTCCCACGGAAGCCATGAAGATCACCTCAAAGTGATTCATAGTCTTCGAAAACTGACTCAGGAGCTTAAAGCTCCGGTGGCAATTCTTCAAGATTTGCAAGGACCTAAAATCCGTGTTGGAAAGTTTGAAAACGGCCTTATCGAAATCAAGCCTGGTGAAAAGGTTGTGATTACGACGGCGGCGGTTTTAGGAAAACCGGGTCTTATTCCTTCTGACTTTAAAGAACTTCCTTTGGCTTGTTCCGTTGGTACCAAAATTCTTCTTGATGACGGGCTTTTGGAGTTGAAAGTACTTCAAGTACGCGGAGAAGAAGTTGATGCTGAAGTGGTTTACGGCGGAATTTTAAAAGACCGCAAGGGTATGAACTTACCGGGCGTCAATCTTCCGGTGGATTGCATGACGCCGAAGGATCTTGAAGATCTTGAATTCGGTCTTAATAACAAAGTAGATTACGTCGCGTTGAGTTTTGTTCGTCACGCTCGTGACATTCGTAAACTTCGCGAATTGATTGAAGCTAAAAAATCTTCAGCAAAAATCGTGGCGAAAATTGAAATGGTGGAAGCTCTAGAAAATCTGGAAGAGATCTGCCGTTTGAGTGACGTAGTGATGGTGGCGCGAGGGGATTTGGCAGTGGAAGTCGGGCAAAGTCGTTTGCCGGGATTCCAAAAACGCATCATTCAAGTTTGTAATCAATTAGGTAAGCCGGTTATCACAGCAACACAGATGCTCGATAGCATGGTTGAAAATCCTCGTCCCACAAGAGCCGAGATCACGGATGTGGCCAATGCTGTTTTGGACGGTTCAGATGCTTTGATGCTTTCGGCAGAATCGGCGAGTGGAAAATATCCATTTAGATGTATCCGCACGATGCATGAAATTATCACGGAAGTCGAAAACAATGAGGAAGAGTATTATAAAATTTCTCTTGAGAATGAATTCCTAAGTGCGCCCGCAGCGATTGCAGCCAGTGCTTCGCTCAGCGCTTTGAAATTAAATGCGACGGCGATTATCTGTCTAACAACGTCAGGTAAAACGGCGAATATCATTTCAAGCTTCCGTCCGCGTGCACGTGTGATCTCAATCACTCAGCATATGGACGTTTTAAATTCGATGGAAATGATGTGGGGGATTCAAACTCACGTTATTAAATCCTATAAAACCATGGAAGATATTCTTACTCAGGTCGATCAGTTGATGGTCACTCACGGATTGGCGAAAACTGGCGACCGCGTGATTTTGACTTTGGGGCAACCCATTGCTCAAGGTGCGAAGACGAATTCAATTTATGTGCATACGGTGAACGGGGAGCAGTACTCGAAACTTCCTGACAGCCAATTGCCGTTAAGATGTCAGACGATTCCAAATGTGGAATAA
- a CDS encoding STAS domain-containing protein, which yields MEIKLVLDGDITVVSLSGRIEIEKTQSFKKACLQNFSQRKVVFCMKNLNFVGSSGIQNFFGVLNELNSSNKLNAKIAGLNPDFQRLFSFSECANLEVHESIENALQSF from the coding sequence ATGGAAATTAAACTCGTGCTCGACGGGGATATCACCGTTGTGTCTTTGAGCGGTCGCATCGAAATTGAAAAAACACAATCTTTCAAAAAAGCGTGTCTGCAGAATTTCTCTCAGAGAAAAGTCGTTTTCTGCATGAAAAATTTGAATTTCGTTGGATCTTCCGGAATTCAGAACTTCTTTGGTGTTCTTAATGAACTTAATTCTTCAAACAAACTCAACGCGAAAATCGCGGGTTTGAACCCGGATTTCCAACGTCTTTTTAGTTTCTCTGAGTGTGCAAATCTTGAAGTGCACGAAAGTATCGAGAACGCCCTGCAAAGCTTCTAA